The nucleotide window CACCAGCAGCACCATCAGGTGCACGTCGGGGTTGTTGGCCGTGATGGCGTGGGCGATGTGCTGCATCATCACCGTCTTGCCGCTCTTCGGGGGCGCGACGATCAGCGCGCGCTGGCCGCGGCCGATGGGGGCGATGATGTCGATGATGCGGCCCGTGATGTTCTCCTCGCCCTTCATGTCCCGCTCGAGCTTCATCTGCTCCTTGGGAAACAGCGGCGTGAGGTTCTCGAACATCACCTTGTGCTTGTTCTGCTCGGGCGGGCCGCCGTTGACCGAATCGAGCTTGGTCAGCGCGAAGTAGCGCTCGCCGTCCTTGGGCGTGCGCACCTCGCCCTCGATCATGTCGCCGGTGTGCAGGTTGAAGCGGCGCACCTGGCTGGGGCTGATGTAGATGTCGTCCGTGCTGGCCGTGAAGCTGGTGTCGGGGCTGCGCAGGAAGCCGAAACCGTCGGGCAGGATTTCGAGCACGCCGTCGGCGAAGATCTGCTCGCCCGCCTTGGCGCGCTTCTTGATGATGGCGAACATCAGCTCCTGCTTGCGCATGCGGCCGCCGTTTTCGATCTCAAGCGCTTCCGCCTGCTTGAGGACTTCAGACACGTGCAGTGCCTTGAGTTCGTTAAGGTGCATGAATGACTCCTGGACGGAGTGGAAATGTCTTGGTGCGAGGGGGTGGGGCTGCGTGCCGTGCGGGGCCACGGTAGGTGGCGGACGGGGCAAGCCTGTGATCTGGAATCAGCCGCTGGATGCGGTGCGGCAGGACGATCAGCGCGGATTATGACAGGAAAATCGGATGCGCCGCCAAGCGCGAGGGGCCTGGCGTGCATGGCACCGGCCCGCGGGCCGCTGCGAGAGACGCCATCAGGCCAGTTGCTGGTCGATGAAGGCGGTGAGCTGGGCCTTGCTCATCGCGCCCACCTTGGTGGCGGCGAGCTGGCCATCCTTGAACAGCATCAGCGTGGGAATGCCGCGAATGCCGAACTTGGCGGGGATCTCGCGGTTGTCGTCCACGTTCATCTTGGCGATGGTGAGCTTGCCCTGGTAGGCGCCGGCCACGTCGTCGAGGATGGGGGCGATCATCTTGCACGGGCCGCACCATTCGGCCCAGTAGTCCACCAGCACCGGGGTGCCCGATTGCAGCACGTCGGCTTGGAAGCTGGCGTCGGAGACATGTTTGATCAGATCGCTGGCCATGGGGGAATTTCCTTGCGAAGAGGTGGATAGACAAAGGTAAATTCAGGGCATTGTGACAGAAACCAATCCCCCGCCCAGCGTTGTGCCTGCGACGCCAGACGCTATGACAGTCATAGCGAAAAATGATGCCAGCGCGGCTTGCGCGCCCCTGTGGGCGCAGGCCCTGGACGCCGTGCAGGCCCACATACAGGCCACCGGCGCGCACCCGGCGCGCACCGTGGTGCTCGTGCCCTACGCGCAGCTCATGGCCGAGGCGCAGCGCCAGTGGGCGCGGCGCGCGCCCGATGGTTTCGCGCCGCGTTTCGAGACCACGCGCAACTGGGCGCAGCAGCTCGGCGGCTTCGTTCCCCAGGGGCTTGACCTGGCCATGGATGTGGCGCGCGACAGCCTCACGGCGCGCAGCCTGCTGGCGCAGGCCGGCCTGGGGGCCGAGCAGGACATGCTGGCCGCGCCCTTGCTGGAGGCCGCCACCCAGCTCGTCCCCGTGGCTGCCGCCATCCCCCCGGCGCAGCGCGCGGCCTGGGCCGAAACGCAGCGGGCCCTGCTGGGGCCGGCGGGCGAGGGCGGAGCCCTGCGCTACGAAGCGGTGGTGGCGCGCATCGCGCTGGAGTGGGCCACGGCCTCGCGCCATGCGTGCGACGTGCTGTTCGAGCCCGGCGTGGGCGCCGCCATCGATGCGCTCGTGGTGCTGGAGGGCTTCCAGCCCGACCCGCTGGCGCACGCGCTGTGCGCCACCTGGGGCGCACGCGCCCTGGCCCGGCCCCTGCACGCCACGCTGCCCCCCGGGCAACTGGCGCTGCACCCCGCGCAGGACGCCGAGGACGAGGCCCAGCTGGCCGCCGCCTGCGTGCTGGCCCACGTGCAGGCGGGCCGCGTGCCCGTGGCGCTGGCCAGCACCGACCGCGCGCTGGTGCGCCGCATCGGCGCGCTGCTGGCGGGCGCGCGCCAGCCCGTGCGCGACGAGAACGGCTGGACGCTTTCCACCACCCGGGCCGCCGCGCAGGTGCTGGCGCCGCTGCGCGCCTGCACCTGGGGCGCCAGCACCGACGCCGTGCTCGACTGGGCCAAGCAGATGCCCGCCGTGCCCGAGGCGGCCCAGCGCGCGCTGGAAAAATGGCTGCGCCGCCACACCCTCGCCGCGTGGCGTGATGCCGTGGCCAGCGGCGCACCGGCGGCACCGCCCGAAGTGGCCGCCGTGCTGGGCCAGATCGAGGCCCTGCGCCGCCCGCTGCGCGCCGACCGCCCCCTGGCCGACTGGCTGCAGGCCCTGCAGGCGCTGCTGCAGGCCAGCGGCCAGTGGCCGCTGCTCGCGGCCGATGCTGCCGGCGCGCGCGTGCTGCTGGCACTGCGCCTGGGCGATGCGGCGGACGCGAGCGGCGTGCTGGACGGAGGCCCAGGCCCGGTGCTCGCGCTGCAGTCGTTCACGCGCTGGGTGGACGAAGTCCTGGAGGCCGCGCGCTTCAAGCCGGAAGGGGCGCCGGGCGCACCGGCCGAAGTGGTCGTGCTGCCCCTGCCGCAGTTGCTGGGCCGCCCCTTCGCCGCCCTGGTGCTGCCGGGCTGCGACGAAAAGCGCCTGCAGGCCGCGCCCGAGCCGCCCGGCCAGTGGACGCCTGCACAGCGCCAGGCCCTGGGCCTGCCCACGCGCGCGGCGCTGGAAGCGGCCCAGCGCGCCGCCTGGGCCCACGCCCTGGGCCAGCCCCGGGTAGACATCCTGTGGCGCGCCAGCGAACGCGGCGAGCCCCTGCTGGCCAGCCCGCTGGTGCTGGCCTTGCCCGAGCCCGGGCCGCCCGCGCAAGGCGGTGCCGACCCGCGGGTGCCGCGCCCCGTGGCGCCCACGCCCGTGGAGCGCCCCGGCCCCGATGGCGCGGCCCTGCCGCTGGCGCGGCTCTCCGCCTCGGCCTACGCCGACCTGCGCCACTGCCCCTACCGCTTCTACGCGCTGCGCCTGCTCGGGCTGCAGGAGTCCGACGAACTCGATGCGGCGCTCGACAAGCGCGACTTCGGTACCTGGCTGCATGCCGTGCTGCAGCACTTCCACGAAGCGCTGCGCGACGCGCCCGAGGCCGACCGCGTCGCCCTGATGGACGAAGCCGCCGCCAGCGCCACGCGCGCGCTGCGGCTGCACGAAGCCGACTTCCTGCCCTACGCCAGCGGCTGGCCGGCGCTGCGTGGTGGCTACCTGGACTGGCTGGCACGCCACGAGGCCGAAGGCGCCACCTTCCGCGAGGCCGAGCTGAACACCCGCCAGCCGCTTGGTGGGCTGGAACTCGTGGGCACGCTTGACCGCGTGGACATGGCGGGCGGCGCCCCGCTGGTCATCGACTACAAGACCGAGAGCGACAGCGCCACGCGCCAGCGCATCAAGGCCGGCGGCGAGGACACGCAGCTCGCCTTCTACGCCGCGCTCATGCCCGACGACCACCTGCGCGCCGCCTACGTCAACATCGGCGAGCGCGGCGAGACGCAACTGCACGAACAGCCCGACGTGGTGGCGCTGCGCGACCAGCTCATTGAAGGCATCCTGGGCGACATGGCGCGCATCGCCGAGGGCGCGCCGCTGCCC belongs to Acidovorax sp. YS12 and includes:
- the trxA gene encoding thioredoxin TrxA, yielding MASDLIKHVSDASFQADVLQSGTPVLVDYWAEWCGPCKMIAPILDDVAGAYQGKLTIAKMNVDDNREIPAKFGIRGIPTLMLFKDGQLAATKVGAMSKAQLTAFIDQQLA
- a CDS encoding PD-(D/E)XK nuclease family protein; translation: MTVIAKNDASAACAPLWAQALDAVQAHIQATGAHPARTVVLVPYAQLMAEAQRQWARRAPDGFAPRFETTRNWAQQLGGFVPQGLDLAMDVARDSLTARSLLAQAGLGAEQDMLAAPLLEAATQLVPVAAAIPPAQRAAWAETQRALLGPAGEGGALRYEAVVARIALEWATASRHACDVLFEPGVGAAIDALVVLEGFQPDPLAHALCATWGARALARPLHATLPPGQLALHPAQDAEDEAQLAAACVLAHVQAGRVPVALASTDRALVRRIGALLAGARQPVRDENGWTLSTTRAAAQVLAPLRACTWGASTDAVLDWAKQMPAVPEAAQRALEKWLRRHTLAAWRDAVASGAPAAPPEVAAVLGQIEALRRPLRADRPLADWLQALQALLQASGQWPLLAADAAGARVLLALRLGDAADASGVLDGGPGPVLALQSFTRWVDEVLEAARFKPEGAPGAPAEVVVLPLPQLLGRPFAALVLPGCDEKRLQAAPEPPGQWTPAQRQALGLPTRAALEAAQRAAWAHALGQPRVDILWRASERGEPLLASPLVLALPEPGPPAQGGADPRVPRPVAPTPVERPGPDGAALPLARLSASAYADLRHCPYRFYALRLLGLQESDELDAALDKRDFGTWLHAVLQHFHEALRDAPEADRVALMDEAAASATRALRLHEADFLPYASGWPALRGGYLDWLARHEAEGATFREAELNTRQPLGGLELVGTLDRVDMAGGAPLVIDYKTESDSATRQRIKAGGEDTQLAFYAALMPDDHLRAAYVNIGERGETQLHEQPDVVALRDQLIEGILGDMARIAEGAPLPALGEGSVCEWCAVRGLCRKDFWQEAP